In Biomphalaria glabrata chromosome 16, xgBioGlab47.1, whole genome shotgun sequence, the sequence acttacttCGATCAATTCTGCAATTTTATGTTCAAACTACCTTTGAGTTGATTTAGAAATGTTTAACCTACTTGGTCTACAGGCCTTAACACCAATACAGACattcgaaataataataataatagttatccataaggaaatgtgtcttacagATTGTGCCttacaaaaaacaaatcattagAACCAGAGACTCTGAATCGCACAAGTTTCACTTCAACATTATTTCATGAGTTCATTGGCAGGGAAACAAAcaatcgtgtgtgtgtgtgtctgtctgtgttgaGTTCATTGGCAGGGAAACAAAcaatcgtgtgtgtgtgtgtctgtctgtgttgaGTTCATTGGCAGGGAAACAAAcaatcgtgtgtgtgtgtgtgtctgtctttgtAATCATTCCTGACCCagagaagatttaaaaaatatatatttttaactttcTATGAAGGTTTCTCTCAGACAATTGTCCGAATGGAGCTTGTTACCAATCATCTTACttgcagcatttaggattttcttcagtttatttgtatttttaatgttcagattgccagaCCAGACAGTAATGTTGAAACTTACACTACTGCAgttgtgagcgtgataaaacattgaCAAGACTTTTCTCTTACACTAAAGGAGGGCATTTTTCTCAGTAatcacaatcttttttttttctttttttttcttttgctgatACAATCattatttgcagtaaaatttaattcattgtctaagatagtaccaaggtatttaaaggtttgcactatttcattggtctctccagctacagaaaaaaaagtcattttccttcttttccctacaaAAATCGATTATCAGTTCATtgtagttgtgttttttttacatttaatacacaacactTATCACTGCAGTATTTATTCCACTACTACATATTCCGTGATACTGCTACATAATCTATAGACCACTACCGTGACACTGCTACATAATCTAATCTATAGATCACTACCGTGACACTGCAACATAATCTATAGACCACTACCGTGACACTGCTACATAATCTAATATATAGACCACTACCGTGACACTGCTACATAATCTATAGACCACTACCGTGACACTGCTACAAAATATATAGACCACTACCGTGACACTGCTACATAATCTATAGACCACTACCGTGACACTGCTACATAATGTAATCTATAGACCACTACCGTGACACAGCTTCATATTCCTTAGACCCCTACCGTGACACTGCTACATAATCTATAGACCTCTACCGTGACATAGTTACATATTTCCTTAGACCACTACCGTGACACTGCTACAAAACCTATATAGCACTACCGTGACACTGCTACATAATCTATAGACCTCTACCGTGACACTGCTACATAATCTATAGACCTCTACCGTGACATCGCTACATAATCTATAGACCACTACCGTGACACAGCTACATAATCTATAGACCACTACCGTGACACTGCTACATTCTATAGACCACTACCGTGACACTGCTACATAATCTATAGACCTCTACCGTGACAGTGCTGCAAAGTCTAAAGACCACTACCGTAGCACTGTTACACATTCTGCTGCTGTAACACTGCTATATGGTCTACAGACCACTACATGATACAACCAACATTCACAACACAAATTTGTGAgatgaaatcaaatatttttgttagaaTAAGACGAGGGTTTAAGAAGAGAAAGTGGATGTCAATAGTTCCTATTCTGAATGCACTGCATCagcattgttttataaaaaatcttctAAACCTGTTACATCCATTGAAGATGTCTTACCTCCCGCCCCACACACTCACACGAagactcacatacacacacacacgcaagtAAAGACAGcgatacacatacacacacacacaagtaaaGACAGCGATACTCATACAGCAAGATATATCCTCATATGCACATACATAAACATCCACCACTATACAtcatctctatatatatgtgtgGTAACAGGGGGTAGTTgtattaaattattgtaatacaATTGATCACTTGCACATTGCTATAGAATATAGATAAACATTGATGACATTTCTTTTATCATGGAGACTCATTCAATACACACTTTATGTGTAAgtgtttgtatgttttgtgtgtgtgtgtttgtgtagagtGGTGCATAATGATTGgattgtgtgtatgtttatGGAACTTAAAAAGTTTAACTCAACTCATCCATCGCCgatacatttttagcggcccccgaaagggaaaagacgctattagttttgtgtggcctgtctgtctgtccttctgtcccgtttagatctcagaaactagaaaagaaattgaaaatccgacGTCATaatattcaaagttctgatgcaaaggctactttttcttttctgaaagcgaaaaatctaattttttaaatcacttatgcaagcagttttttcataaaaatacactacttttcaaactattcactattattaGTAACAAACAGAGTCTCTTTAGTAGGGGTCATAACAATCTACcgtatttttaacacatttatgcaaatggttttagagtttttgtcaaaaaaaaaataaattttgttttacaaatctaTTGCTAAATTAAATAAGTTCTGTAATACGAATTACTAGATTTatcaaaaaaaattcctttttttaaagagaaaaaatctatttagtatttcatataagttggacataatttaaaacaacaattaataagtagtttttcatattatcgagtGAACTGCAATAGCATAGTACATTGTTACACTTCAAACTAAAGGAATTGTTTTTTACGGAAATAtctttttcttgaggatttgaataagagattaaccctgtacaaaacaaatagatcaattagatattcattataagacatctgttaggccaggttcacatctaacttcacattcattttcacctatcctttggtttgttggaccgctggggcaccacacaagatctgtccaccttctttctccattcttctctgtcatttgtctttgatagtaTGTCATTCtggtgttctttctgaaaatattaaaacctgcctttttacctgcctgggtgggccacttcgggggccgattttgagattgtgtttccgcacaaactgtctttgtaacattgttatttgtattttattgaaatGATTGGTTATAGATAATaatttaccatcacaaaagagatacaagacaccgatagcaaagacaaacagacacaaacactcttttgttcccctggcaatcaaatcattaaataagaacaatctggtacaaactttgtcacatgtaaattatgagtgagtctggtgtgaatgtacactttggtttcttatagttataatgttttttgtttggtaatgcacaaattgtaagacaaatttccttacggataataaagattattattattattattattattattattataattgtgTCAATGATTTAGGTTTCTCACTGTCCTGAATTTTTGTTATTAAGGTCAACATGGTCTGGATTGTAGCAATAAATACAATGTTTGATTCGGTCTACTCCCCCCTCCCTTACCTATGTAAATATCTTAGATTCTTATAAGCAACAAAAGGATCTTCACTGTTCTGTGATGCTCACAAAATGCAAATTACTATTTATTGCTTGAGTTTGCTGATATTTTTATGCATGACGCGGAAATCGATTGCCATGGATACGGCCCGCTGTATGGCTAGCGGCTACAGAAGAGGAGAGCAGGAACTGGACATGAATCAAATAGAGCCCTCTGGTCATTGCTCACTATCTAATACAACAGTTGTTTATTGATTTTGTTGTCGCCTGTGTGTTGTGATCCACTAAATCTCAGATGGACCAGTGATACGCTTACAACATTAAAAGACGCTCTATATAACAGATAGTCCATTTACCATCATGTGTTAGAGCAAGTTAACCCATTTACCATCATGTGTTAGAGGAAGTTAACACATTTACCATCATGTGTTAGAGGAAGTTAACCCATTTACCATTATGTGTTAGAGGGAGTTAACCCATTTATCATCATGTGTTAGAGGGAGTTAACCCATTTATTATCATGTGTTAGAGGAAGTTAACCCATTTACCATCATGTGTTAGAGGAAGTTAACCCATTTATCATCATGTGTTAGAGGGAGTTAACCCATTTACCATCATGTGTTAGAGGGAGTTAACCTATTTATTATCATGTGTTAGAGGAAGTTAACCTATTTACCATCATGTGTTAGAGGAAGTTAACCCATTTACCATCATGTGTTAGAGGAAGTTAACCCATTTATCATCATGTGTTAGAGGGAGTTAACCCATTTACCATCATGTGTTAGAGGGAGTTAACCTATTTATTATCATGTGTTAGAGGAAGTTAACCTATTTACCATCATGTGTTAGAGGGAGTTAACCCATTTACCATCATGTGTTAGAGGAAGTTAACCCATTTACCATCATGTGTTAGAGGAAGTTAACCCATGTACCATAATGTGTTAGAGGGAGTTAACCCATTTACCATAATGTGTACGAGAGGGCAATAATCATAATAAAAGGTTTCACTTCCCTTGTTTGTGACACGAACATCAAAGATTTAGCGTCTCCTCAGTACTCAGTATTTACCAGTGgtctattatttttaatatagcatgtattctataaaaataataaggcttttcttcgagtccgaagattaatcaggaatgcagtttttcccgtggctactcagccccagcaacgacctacatattttgccgctTCTAGTGCAGGCATAGCCATTGTCTGCCGGTGGTCGATCTAGATTTTCTTGTCGCCGTCTACGTCtatcctcggcagcggattttcttttgttctcaaatgtgtatccttgcgttttgtaagtgacctccagctgtctcgttctgaggccgcatgccaCCAGGTGCTCtattctatgtcagccaaggaaatctgacgcctaagctggtctttgaagcgtttccatgTGGCGCTTTTGTTAGGTCGACCACCTTTTAcaccaaaaaagactgtctttggcatacgttcatctCCCATACGtaatacgtgccctgcccagcgtaactctCCGACCATAAGagaaagcgctcaagaagtctcagatccatatagaggggttgagagaacctCTGCCAGGTAGACATTCTATAATGCATTATCTTATGAATTCTCTGTAGTCGAATAATAAATATGTTTCTTCCTAAAATTCCTTATAAAATAATTCTTGGATTGTAATATGGCTTTCTACATTTATCAAAGTTTTTCAGCTTTTATTTGTAAACATTACAACAAACAACATAGCTATTTAACCATCAGCCTATGGTATGTTAGTCATCAGCCTATGGTATGTTAGTCATCAGCCTATGGTATGTTAGACTTAGTAACTGTGGCCATATCGAAGCTAACCAAATCTGAAAGTCAATGACTACAGGCACTTAGTCCTATGTCACAGATTATTCATATCTGTAGTGTAAGTCATATTACCTCATCTTACTAAACTGACTGTTCCATTCGTTCAGACATCACTCTCAGACATCCCTCTCCATTCGTTCTCATTGGTCTTACTTCAGTAGGTGGCCTTCTTTTTCGACCTCTTTCATGGTAAATACACACAAATACGTGGGTTTTTTAAAAGgacttaaaatatttgtataagtTTAGATTTCAAATGATTAGTTTTAAAGTATGTCACACACTTCCCTTGAAATGACTGATGCGTCTGTTGATTTGATTTTCATTCTCGAACCTACGTTCTTTCACTGAGGACCGAGTTTTTCTTTCATACACAGTGAATAATACTAGATATTGATATTCATTTTGGCACACAgtcttttttctattttgtagatattgataataataataataataataataatctttattgtccgtttggaaatgtgtcttacaatttgtacaTTACGCCAAACaagaaacattataactataagaaaatAAGTGCACATTcacacaccagacgcactcataatttacatgtgacaaagtttatatttatttattgggaATCCACTGGATAGTTGAAATGTTAAATTTCTTAACTACGTCACCCTGACCAGGCGTCTATCGAGCTATGGGGGTATATCTCCACCCCCttgtatttgtttaaatcatCACATTGAGCTCCTAGATTGACAGGTGATCAGTCAGTACGGACGTTTGCatgttgacactttctagaggtcacaccttaaGAGGGAACTGAGTTTAATTACTTGGTAGTAACTCTTAAGTATggggctggacttcaagccacacaTCTATTCGGGTCACTGCCTTAATGAGTTATTTTACTTTGAGAAAAAAACTCAATGGACTAGAAGCCACACCTCTACTCAAGTGccgagtttgtttacttgataAATCTCATTTAGGAGGCTGGActatagaacacacacctacaccAGTGACCTTTTGCTACATAAACCAcgaatatattaatatatttcatGCTTGACTAATCAAGCCAATGTGTTTTCTTACCTGACCACTGAACATACAACAAAACTATTGctattttccctttgcaacttcttgtgagactaaagagaccaatccttgatacGCCTCCATGTGTACGTGTGCGTCTATCTGATCAGGTGGTTCAGTCGGACACACAGTCGATTTACTTTATGATAAGTGAGGGTGTGGATGAATTGTTTTCTTCTAAGAGTTGGTTTTCCTAATGCTCTTAGGTCTAAAtaactgtagatctagacctatatatcaATAATAAGTCTATAGATTACAATTAAATATACGCTTTGGCACAATCTAAGGCTGAActcataaatatgtatattagATGTTCCCGCTGGTTAACCAAATATTGTTTGCCGATATTGAATTAATTTAAACccttggtcgtgcggtttttgcgctggactgttgttcgtacttatcgatggtcccctgctcaaaccctgcccgcttccattcCATGTCGTCCTGCGGAAGTTTTGTACTcggaagtaaattattttcaactctgaagaaacacatccgaaacatgtacaacatcAACAAACCACTAAATATGAACTAcaacgcagtggcgtagctagggtatgaTGCTCAGTGCGGTAGCCCTCGTCGTGATGCCACCCCCCTTCttaaaaaaacgaaataaaGCAACGAAATGACTTTTTTTGTTGTCGAACTAATGTGTATTTATTGTTAAAGTATTTGCTAATTGGCACAAAAAAATTCAGCAAGATACCACAAAAATCCTAGGTGCTTTCTTGctgataaaattaaatatttttttcacatcaattgccaaattagtgagtTGCATTTTTTGTATATCGTTGATTGCCATTAATTATCAATTTGAGTCTGAAAAAAACTTTGCGCTCATGGAACCTCTCTTACCACCATTGTTAGAAATATaacaataaacaatttttttcgaactgaatcatctagccGACATCTTTTGAATTAGAAATAAATCTCTTACTCATTGTCCTCATTGCAGAAGTTGAAAGGCTTCTAATGAAACTGCGACAAACCGTTGAAGTCTTTTTCTCTCCAGATGGAATTCGTTTTTGTCAATGTCGCTATGAacactatcgagattgatttcgatcTGAGGATTCAATCTTTGGGATGGTgacaaaaaataacatttacttACAACATTGTGATATTGCTCATATCAggttattatttcttgaactgTCCCGTCCAAGGAAGAATACATTTCCATCCTTAGCTCTTAATTGTATGTTCGTACAAAatcttcaccttttttttttttgtctggcaTCTTGTGGCTAATACGTGGTTGAGTTTCTGCGCTAATCACCAAATCTGAACACATGCATTCTGTCAAGGTAACACTGGCTTCAGCAATGTTCTCCCGACTAGTAGTTAAGAATGTTTTTAATCTTATCCGATGAAGTGCGCAGTCTCGACTTGACAATCTCCTGTTTTTGAAGGTAAACTTGCGCGTGCTTAACTCAGTTCATACAGGGGCCGATAACCCAAGGTAGGTGACAAAATGAAGATTGCATAGCAACTAACAATCCGCCTGATTCAGACCTAGCAGAGGAGTTTTCATCTGTTCTAGTCAATGTCTCTAGAGTTTCTATAGTTTTTGAATATGAATCCATAATTATCTTAACGACTTCTCCGCTGGCGCTCCAGCGTGTTGTAACCAAAGCGCTTAAggaaatttttaattattttgttcaggaCATCCTAGCGGTGTGCTGAAGTCGATAAAAAGGTGTGTAAATGGTCAAGTGTACTGGACAATGTTACTGAATAGATTTTAGCTTCCGCCTGAATTCCAACCAAACTCAGAATGGTTCGAGCAGATAATGAATTAAGATGTCAATAAAAGGCCTGAGAATTTGTACCCcatcattatccatgacaacgtaaCCTCAACATTTGGAAAAATTGATCCAGTTTTGTGATGTCAGGTAAACTGtcaaaaaatcaaaaatatTTGGCACCGTATCGCCCAATATTACAATAGGttcgttttgtatttgtggagacatgtaagTATTTGGTCTGGAACTCAGCTTAGTTTGGAGCACATTTTCTCTACGGAGTGGATCGAACTTCAATAGTAATTTTACAAACCCATAGAAATTATCTAGATTTTGTCTTTGTCATTGTTTTTCAACTTGTTCGCGATGCCCATTAAGTGTCAAATTCTGCTATTTTAGAGTCTAAGGCATTTATTTataagctctagatctagatgaaaccaGCGCACTGAACAATGGAGTAACAAAATGTGCCCCAGAAGAAAGTTGGCGTGTAAAAGTACATTGTCttcagagatttaaacaaatctagttAACTTGACTTAACCTGGTTAACAGCTTACGTTTAATTAAAGAATATGGGAGATTAATACAAGTAGCAAAGTAAATTCATTtgtagtaaacatttcaaattcagTAGTGGTCTTTGTTGGTGTATGTACAATGCgttaattttattgaaaaaaatgtatcctTAATTTGATGCCTCTCACCACTTGATGCCCTGTGTGGCCACCACtcgcacatggctagctacgccactgttacaACGCTTCAAATTCCAACAATTAACTACCATTCACTTTAAGTATCCCTGGACCTAAAACTACAAGCCTGATGAGCAGCTGATAGTCTGAAATACCTGCACACATCTAGCCACTGTACAACCCAGACTGCACTTTACTTCTGAGAGATTTATATACGTTTAATATACATTAACATATTCTACTTTGACCATGCCACACATTCCCTTTACAGATGGTgacatcgtacatacacacagacacgtTGTTCATACGTTACACAGATGAGTTTGTGCAAGGGCTGTCTGTTGATAAATGTTGTTCAACTTTAATTCATTAATCAGTAATAgaggttaaaacaataaggtCAATAAAATAGTCCATTTCTTGGCATTAAAGGACGcaaaaaaggttaaaactaAACATAGATGCTATTTATAGAATTCAAAAACTGAAAAGTGTGTGGTAAAGGGTCAATCAATCGGaggatgctttaaaaaaaagttaaaaaaaaaaagtgcaaaagcgtgtgtgtgtgtgtgtgggaaggGGTTCGAGTAAATTAAATAATACgaagccgaagaaaagtcagagattgtatgtagaattaatttgtttgttgtGGGCGGTAGGTAgttaaaatggggggggggggaagcacaTAAGTAAAATTGATAGGCCATATTAGAATTCTCGGGATAAAAGCATATTTgtgtctggggggggggcgttacAAAGGGGGTCTTTCTAAATTAAGTCAAACGTCTATGTCTGAGAAATTACGAAGCGCGGGGTGaacaaatgtaacaaaaatgtgggaaagagagagaaggaaataaaGTAGGAAGCTCCATTTCCTCCAAACAGATTCACGGGATACAAAGTTCAAATGTGGGGCCCCATTTAGTGAAATTTCAAGGTTACAACCATAGGAACACCTCAACGAGCTGTGTACTGCTAGTAGGAATAGTGGTAGGCAACGTTTTGCACAATGTTCAGTTATACGAGTTTATTACAAGACGTGTGGGTAGCcagctccggccggatatcatatttaatttttcgGCCATATCCGGCTCTGACAGTGTAGTATAACGTACTAACCGGTGCAACACTAGTATATATTTACATAGTGTACACTTCTTTGATGTTATtgacttcaaatacaaaatttgatTAGTTCAATTATCTATAAACGTATATCTGATCTTTCTTTCTACTTCACATCATGACTTCTTCACATCTGctcaaaaaacaaatttcttttttaatatatttgcaagACCCGTAACTATAAATTAACCAGCACATGATTATCTAATTAGCAATAATTAATTTGAGTGATGTCCCTTAGTACATTTATGACgttcagttatatatatatatatatatattcccaaATAGTATGGTAGATATTCCTTATATTTACATATGTTACATAGTTATTTAccaattttataaaatgtaaatcgACAGTTtgctttatttgtttttaaacatttgtatttgaTTATCTTCAGGTGATTGCAGAGAGCTCGCTGTTCCATTTCTCACTTCATTAGGTTAGAGTTCTGCCATCACATCATCATTCTACCTCAACCTCTCCAATCCGCCCATTAAGAATGTCTGGCGACTGGCAGCATGGACTATTTGGCTGCTTTGACAACTTTGGCCTGTGCATCATCTCCTACTTTGTACCCTGTTACACCTTCGGTAAGAACGCCGAGGCTATTGGGGAAAACTGTTTCACATGTGGCCTGGCGTATATAGTTCCTCTGGTCAACATTGTGGCGGCCATCAAGGTCAGGGGCAAGATCCGCGAGACGAGGGGCATCGCCGGCTCTACCTTCAATGACCTCCTGCTCATCTGTTGCTGCCCACCATGTGCCCTGGTCCAGGAGGCCCAGGAAGTACAAGTGCCAGGCGTTCAATCGATGGCTCGAGAGTAAGGATTTGTGTTCATGAATTTTTTGAGCATCAACTCATCAACAAAACATTAACATTTAACAAGCCTGCAATCTTCATCAAGTCCTCCATAGAACATAACGTCCACATTTAACAAGCCTGCAATCTTCATCAAGTCCTCCATAGAACAAAACATTAACATTTAACAAGCCTGCAATCTTCATCAAGTCCTCCATAGAACAAAACATTAACATTTAACAAGCCTGCAATCTTCATCAGTTGCAACTTTGATTTCCTTGTTTTCCAAATATCTATTCCAATATATCAAGTTCATGTTCTGATGTTGACTTTTATTTGATTATGTTCAGTAGAGCGAGGTCAAATCTAGGACTTTCTCGTCGTTAACTGAACAGTTTCTAATTGTTTGTAAAGAACTGGAGAACTTGGAACATTCTCCTGGTCATAGTGAATATCCTGCAAGATAGTGAACTCTTGTAATATACAATTTTGATTTCTGTAACCACATAATATATAACATATTGCTAGAGTTGTAAgcgttttatttttactaagtgtattatatttatatcctAGCTAAAAGTGCATGTTTCTTTCTATATATTGTATGAAAACTTTGACTGTGTGAAATCTTTGCATTCAGTTTTACTTGTTTtgttgaaagggggggggggcaaaaataGAGAAATGGCTATTTGGCTCAAATAGAGAACCAATATAAATAGTTCCTTGGAAAGATtcggagatttaaaaaatatacttgtTTCGAAATGGAAATGAGAAATTATGAGTATAACTGGTCAAGTGTTGTCACTGAAGTGTAAAGCTTATTACTGGTCACGTGTTGTCACTGAAGTGTAAAGCTTATTACTGGTCACGTGTTGTCACTGAAGTGTAAAGCTTATTACTGGTCACATGTAAAGGTCGAGAATAAAGTAAAAAGACGCTGAGCACTCCATGTATTGTTCGTCCTAGCTATCGAGGTGAATCTAGAACTACTCTTAGCGTCTTATCAATGAACACATGGCATCAAAAATAGACAATATTTTCTATGTATCCCATCTTTGTCAATTATTGATTTTTCGTGAACTATTGTCTTCCCCAAACCCTCcaaaagtcatttaaaaaaaaatagcttgtcCTTACCATGAATAGCAGATTACAAAGATTTAGCAGGCTTTTTTGAAGTTGTAAGACCCATCCTGCTCTACCATTTAATACTTTTCTTCGCTATGAATTTGTATTAATGCATTGCATGAAAAGCGTTCATATATTGATGGCCGATGACCGTGTCAGTAACTTGCTTGGCTGACTTACTTgaccacttagccaccgcgcctccatcaACTCAAGTTCGGACATTTTCTCAAGTAGCAGCCAAGACTATTTGATTATTTCAATAATTTGTCAGCTTAAAGTAGAGCGTAAAAAATAGGTCTGACTACAACGCTGTTGTGATTGTGTACATCGATTACATGTTGGCAACATTTTGTCACTAGTGTACCCTTATTGATCTGATCAATCCCTCAGAGATCCATGAGCACCATGGACATGTTTTCTAGTtatgcttccccccccccccaaaactgAAGCCAGTGTGTCTTTACAATACATGTAACCCGAATCCTACTGACCTCAAACCATGTGCTTGACCACGTGCAAAAAGAACATTAAAACTCTCAGCTCATACAGAACTGGACATTGTCTTTATTTGTATCTCTACTTTATTTGCTAGTTTCTCATTGAGACTACGTTATGCTGGTTACGTTCTCAAAGTACATTGAGCCTAtggtatttgtttttgttttattcttaaaGTACATTGAGACTACGTTATGTTTGTTATGTACTTAATGTACATAGAGACTACGATATGTTAGCCATGTACTTAAAGTACATTGAGCTAAcggtttttatttgtttttattctcaAAGTGTATTGAGATTGCGTTATGTTTGTTAGGTTTTGAAAGTACATTGAGCCTACGTTATGTTTGTTAGGTTTTGAAagtacattatgtttgttaacaacgCAATAAGAATgcatttatcataattattttccattgGTATTGAAATATGGACAAAtacagattgtaaaaatagttgTGGGAAACTAGTGTAAACTAGCtagtttgaaaaataaaaaacg encodes:
- the LOC106074290 gene encoding uncharacterized protein LOC106074290, whose translation is MSGDWQHGLFGCFDNFGLCIISYFVPCYTFGKNAEAIGENCFTCGLAYIVPLVNIVAAIKVRGKIRETRGIAGSTFNDLLLICCCPPCALVQEAQEVQVPGVQSMARE